GAACATGACatcaataacaaaaaatatCTACCCCCTATTCGCGAATGGTTGATAATACTCCCATACCCTATGGACACCATCCATCCCATCTCCCTTGACCATGGATGAAGGaaactttgattcaatttgAAAATCTTTTCTGAACTCAActctgattaaaaaataaataaagaaataaagaaatcaaaagaaggttacatattcttaatatacatataaaaataTGTCATTTACACAATCCCATACATAAAATATGTATATATTGTTTATGAGTTGGCCAATGCTGTATGTCCAGCTCGTCAAACCCACACATATTTGATGGATATAACTCCCATACATGacttattttaatttatgaaaATATAAACATTAAGGTATGGTAGGAGAATTGGAGTCAATAACTTAATTCAAAATTTCCATCATCATCCCAAGTTACTTTCACgtttcaatatattttttttctttgtttggtgTGAAGTACATGCATGTAGataatgctaaaaaaaaatgataaggttGCTGGCCTGCAAGGCTGCAACCACCTAACCCAACTCAATTGAAACATATTAATCACAACGATCAAATGATAATATTTGTGCAGTTATAGTTGGATGTTGGTGTGAAAATAATTCTTTAAAAAAGAGAATGCTAGATTATTTATCATTCAGTCGGTGCTTGAGCCCAACATGTTTATGTATCGGTTAGGTCAGTCTTGTTCTTAATCAGTTGGTTCAGTTTAGAACAAGCCTACTGATGCAGACTAACTTTTAACACCCCTAACCAACTTTATTATTCTATCTTATTCTTTGATCATGAAAATCCCATTTGAATGATACCATTCTTTGCACCATCGATGTGATGTAAAGACCCCTCTCCCCTGAAACAACGCTAATATTGTGGGAAGCTCTCTCCCATACTCTCATGTTGAATGGGGAATTCACTATTCTATTGCTTTCTTTAGAATGACAAGATAAATTGCCTATTTTAGCCCCAAACTTGACCACCAACCACTAAGATTTTATTTCATTGAAAGCCCTTTTGTTACAAAATGGAAAGAACTTTATATTAGTCTTATGATGGGAATTTTGTCTTGTGGGCTTCTAAGAAGGAAGACATTTTGATTGTGTTGACTCTTTTTTGTACGACTTTTCCATTCcttcttatgttttctattgATAGATGATGATGCTTCCATCGATTATAGCTTTTTGGCCAAACCAAAGCTTAAACTTAATTACTGGTCATAAACATTATTATCTTGTCCTAATCATTCTTTTCCATTGCATTACCTCGAATTTTGTCATTAACCGTGCATAGAGGTCAAAGGTTACTTTTCTAGGTGTCTCAAGCCACATGATTGCCTAGATATGCAATAATTTATACACTAGACCATAACCTCCAAGCATTGGGTGATTTGAAATTTAGAACATAAAAGCTCAACGACACATACTTGGATGGGATGAGTATGTATCTATATTATACGGATAGGAAATCTCATACAAATAGTGACTGGTTTTTCAATTTTGCCCAATACAGGCTTTATATGGCCTAGGTATCCTATTAGGCATCTGTATTAGCAATGACTAGTGCAACCACCGATACtaatactgatactgatactaaTACCATAACCTTTGATGATAAATACCCGCAAGTTCAAGGGAAGCCTGGTTCCCGCAGGCCCTTGTTGGGAACCCTTTTCACATGCTCACTTTATACACCAGCAACTATCACATGGCATCTCAGATGGGGCCAAATTTTGGAGATATAAATAGACTTGTAGAGTCTCTACTCACACGTCAATTTTTAACTCTAACAAAGTTTAGCACATGACAGAGACCTTCGAAAATCGACAGCTATGTAAGAGAGCATAGTAGTGGTGGGAGTACTGTAAGAGATGCTTAGACATAGAGGGGCTGCATAGACATACATGTTAGTCTTTGATATAATTTGAGAATGAAGAAATTTGACATGAGACTAATAAACtcatttttttatcaaactTTATTTCGACCCAACCAAACTAAGTCTTTATGCCGATGATCATATACAAATGTTCATACACAATTATttgtgttagatcaaacaccaagaaacacgaaaaataaagagacaatagatcctcacgacacagagatttaacgaagttcacacaccagggtggtgtgctacgttcacgggtgaagaagaagatgtttcactatgcagaaaagagattacacccaaacagcGGCAAGAAAACTAGTCCTGAAATCCTAGCTCgaaaaaaacctcaaaatataatgactttttcaacaagcaatagtacattatatatatatatatatactccaagtcacgggtcgacccatcgaaTCACGATCGATTCGGTCGAACCATAGCCCCCGCatccccatacgagatcagtgatggacTCTGGGCTTGAACCTATCGGctcaacccctctacttccatcataaatctcaaaaaaacttctcattcgaGTTGCCACCAAAATACATCGGaacgggtcaatcttcaaaacgggtcaagaattcaagagaaACATAACAATTTGAATCCCTTCAACTCTAATATTGGAAGCAAAGTTTACCACGGGAGTGAAAAGTGGAAACCATTCAATGTGTGGCAAAAAGTGAGTAATCTCAATCAGTCCTTCAGCTgctcttgatttttttacctgAGGAAAGCATTACcaccccttttctttttgtgtCGACTATGGAAGAGAAACGTTAAATGATGTGGGGCTAGCTAGATTTGCAAGCATGGATTAAAGGATCAGAATCCAATCAGCCGCAATTGGTTTTAATGCCTGATGTGTGTTGTGATGTTCTGTGCGTTACCGCCTCAATGCTTCAAATTACAGTACAATCTGCCCACGGTAAAAAGAACGTTAGCCAATAGTCTTGTTTATGCCTAGATGCATAGGGAAGTAAAAGCAAACTATGAAAAGAGGATGCAAATCCTCTGTAGCTAGCGTGGGAGTGTGCTATAAATAGCATAGCACAGCATGTTATCCCcttttttccccaaaatcaatgaaaccctaaaatagGTTCTGCCGAtgccctctttctctttttctcctgtTCCTCACTGTTCCTGATTTgtcacctttctctttttcccctgCTCCTCACCCTTACTCACCTGTGTCTAAGCATATGCAGCAGTGTATCAGGTAGTGTTCTTATCTCAAAACAATTTCTATACTTTCTCTACAAATTAGGGTCAAGTAGATCAGTATAGGCCGGATAGAGATGAGATTTCCTTGCCGTAGAACTGTAGGACTGACTTGGGGTAAGACCGTAGAACTGTAGGACTGACTTGGGCTGGGCTTGCTTTCTAACAACCAGCACAGCTAGCACAAGTTGCACCCCATAACAATGGCTGGCATCTGCCAATGTTCTTAGCATATCACTGCCCAATGTAGTGTTGAATTTGAGAGCCGATCAGGTCTTGTAATCATGTACGGGATTGATCCACACACAAGAAATCATCTCAAGGAAAAGCGGGATTGATCCACACACATGAAATCATCTCAAGGAAAAGCTGGGTGGTGTATTCCATGTGACGAGACCACTACCAGTTAATGCTATTCGGTCAATGTTGAAATGGTACCACACAAGCTCTTCATCTCCAACTCCACAGCAGAGCCAGAAGAAAGCAAGTTAGCCCCTCCAAATCCCTGGACACCCACAAGGTCAAATATTAAGGAGATCCTTGCTGTTCCTGATTAATGTAGGGTACATGAGAAACACTGTCAATTTGAAAACGCACTCGTAAAGCAATCAAACCAGCTTACTGTGGATAGCATACAGCTGATCAAATTGAACTCACACGGGTGCAGAGGATTCACCTTTACTATTGTATAATCGAAGGGAACTCAGAAGGGGGGCATATCCAGATCCTGTAGCAATTAGGTGATCTTCTCAAACGAAAAAATGCAGCTTACCTTATCATCCATAACCAAGAAATTTTATTTACAAGGTAAAACCAAATCTCTGCTTCTACTCTAAAATGTGAAGGGACCAATTCTGGCTTCAAAAAACAATTCCAGGATCATAACTAGTAGTAGCTTATAACAATAGCTGAACCAAGAATTGTTCAATAAATCCACATTATATATCTAACACACAACTTAGCAGCCGACATTACCCTATCTTGCACacccctaccaaaaaaaaaaaaaaaaaaaactcttccaCACTTGGTATTatagaaattcaaaatccaGAGAAATAGAAGCTTAACGCTTCTTGGAGACACCAACAGTCTTCCCTCTACGGCCTGTAGTCTTTGTGTGCTGACCACGGACACGGAGGCCCCAGTAGTGCCTCAGACCGCGATGGTTCCTACATAACACCAGAAATCGGATCTGTTAGCATCAAATCCTATTAACACCAAAAGTATAAATATCATCTCATCTGCCTGCTTCGTGCACAATGGTGTGCACCACAAACACCACATGAGGAGATTGGAAGGTtgaaagaaattaaacaacACCAATAGTACAACAGCAACAAGCCATGCATTCAAAAATCCACTCACTAATTCTAAGCAATTTGTTTAAGTATTTCCTCAACAAAGAAATAACAGTATCTTTTAGCAAtatctttatttctttcaataatATCTTTTGGCAAAATTGCCATCTCCTTAAACACCTAATTGCATTTCATCAAGACAACAATGATACTATGCTTCTGGAGGTCACCAGTCACCTCATGATAATTCTTCCAGCCCAAAATTCAGTGCACACAATATTAGATCTAAATATATTTGAACAGAAAAAAAGTCACTGAAAGATATTTGACGCCCTAGATGCAATATACCTTAACCATTATTCCAATTCATATGGGTCCTCTCTAACCACCTATTGCTTGtaattttggtttagaattttaAGTGAAGATAGTTAAGAGTATGCCCACCAAGGAGGTTCATATAAGGATAGAGTTTGcaaaaaaatatcatcatatagtctttattgacctagaaaaaaccTATGATAGTTCCCCTAGAGAGTAAATGTGGCATgtacaagagaagagaagggtgttGAGTAAGTAAGtgtatataattaaaaatatgtaTGAGAGAATGTGGCGACTAGCATGAGAACCATGGGACGACAACATAGTGAACCCcaaattacaattgggttacatccaGGATCAGTTTAAGCGCTAATCTATTTgggcttatcatggatgatctaACCAGGAACATCTAAGATGAGGTCCATGGTGTATAAACTTTGTTGAAGAAATTGTTTTAATGgattaatgtaggactagatttgacaagtcgaactagacccaaacaacaggaacttgtagaccaaagaacaaccaaaaccaatccccATATTCCAGCGATAATCAACcaacagaaaaggaagaaaccaGTAACTATCGATCACAGTAATCAATGCCACTTAGACCAGATATCAGTAGATCAAATAAGTTTAAACCAGCAGCAGTAAGAAGAGGCAACAGTCCCAAAACAACTGTAGAAAAATAACagaacataataagacaaatcAGGCTATCGATTCTGGTTGTATTCTAGCAGAATCACTACAGGGCAAAATTCTGGAGATTTCAAATATCTCTATAATGGCAGCACAAAATTAGGCCTGCTTTGGTTCGATTCTTAAGGGAGTACAGGGGAGTAATCAACCACAGTTTGGAAACCAATCAGTGGCTGGAACTGGCTCCAGCAGAAAGAGACCGAAGGCtctgtttcagaatttctgggcagaaaatTTAAAGTTATAAATAACTGATTGTTTGACAGCAGTAGAACCTTAAaacaaacttgaaagaaataagaaagcttgaagaaaacctcctggacttcacgccgcaaggagtcgcttggatcaaacaccaaacccttattctttgatcaaacacaaagaacatCCAGTGAAGccagcggcagcaacaagactctttttttttaaaacataaatggTCTCCctatgatgagagctctcctttatttataataatgatggcgggagggaattacaaaatagaaggtcctttagttactaaaactagaaataaaaactaacttatgactgaaaattagaaactaactaggtactgaaattagaaactaaataatcccatctaaaaaggaaactaaagaaaaaagaaacaaatcactgaatcccgtatgcaaccttagaacccttagtttagacccataaaagtagcccaatacactcaaaacacatgggatcaaaggcctaacatgtatggaacccaaccctaagcttattcctaataaaacaagcctattttggtaattaatctgcatcatggATAAGACAAAACCAAGGATTAAtgctaagttggagttatggagatcaaccttgcaATAAAGATGATTTAAGATAAGTAGACCAAAGACAGAGTACGTGGTGTGTAATTTTAGTTACACCAAGGCAGATAACAAAATAGTGAAGATTGATGTAAGAGATACAttgcaaagtgactattttagatatatggAGTCaaacataaataaagaagatgatataGAGGATAAGGACAACGTTTCACAaaggattaaagtgggatggacgaAGTAGAGCGATGCatttggagtgttgtgtgatcgacacATCCCTGtaaagcttaaagaaaaattacataggACAGTTGTTcaaccagctatgatgtatgggtaGAATGTAGGGTGGTTAAAAGCATCATATTGATAAGCTGAGTTTAGcaaaaatgaggatgttgagatggatgtgcggcaaaaccaGGAAGggtaaagtaaggaatgatcatctTAAAGTTGATTTGGGACTTACCCCGATCCACGACAGTGctccgagaaagtcgtttgaggtgacATGCCCATGTTCAATGAAGGCCTTGGGATGCACTAGTAAGGACTGATTTGATTAAGATTTTAGGAATAATAGAGTaagggcaagcctaaaatgtCATAGACGGAgtagtaaggaaagacatgcatagtttaggtcttgtctcAAGTATGATCACGAACAAAACTATTTGgaaggcaaggatccatgtagttgtCCCCATTTAAGTGGGATTTTACTAAGCTGTTGTTGTGCTCCTTCctttttactattattattattctcttctgtctttgcacggattcatgtagccgactcTATTTAGATGGGatataaggctgagttgttgtagaTGTTATTTCCACATAGAACAAAGTCACAAACATTGTAATacctatgaaataaaaattatagaaGATAATATATATTCACTACTAGGCGGCCTCTTCaaaatctcccccccccctttgataAGCACATAGACACTTTTCCTTCTTGAAACTCATTTACCAATTCATTAGACTAGCATACAAACATTAGTCACATAGGCTTCGAAAAAATGAATGGAATATATCATTCAAAAGAACATATTTTCTGAAAAACTATAAATTGCTTAAGATCTGATCCCCCCCCTTGCCCCATATTGAAACACAAGCATGATGGTACAGGCAAAGTCAGAATGCACCAAACCCTCCACTTCAAGTCTTCCAATCACTAAAATTGGAGATAAAGCAGTTTTTAAGTTTTATTATAGCAAAGGGATAAAGGAACAAGTTATAAATGTAAGATTCTGTGTAACATTGAATGCCTCAATGTCAAGAAAGGTCAATCCCTTGTAAGAATGCAGCTAACAACCATAGTTTTGGTTAATGTTCTAAAAATATTCAAGGCTTGATCGGCCTTTCAGTTGAgatgaagattgacattttgaaatgaaaacttTCCTAAATTTTTTACACTTGGCACTACACTTAACAAGCAAGAGAGATCTTAAATCAATTATTGCATCTATGATCTATAACTTGATCAAGAATGTAATTTGGATCTACTCACTGTTTAAACAGAAGGGACCTCTGACCTCTGACCTCAAATAGTCGCATTTAATCCCCGACTTTTTCCCAATCACCAAGATCAGTATTTAGAAGTTCACTTTACAATAATCTTCAGCTCTACATTTGATGGGAAAAAGCTTTCTAGCCTGCCAGGACTACAGGGTGTCTCTAGTCTGAAACCAAGTTTTGTCGTGTGGTAAAGTGATGGTGGCAATTTCAACATTACAGATATCTAAGAAATGGTCTAGATTAGTCATACAACAAATTTAAGACAAATCCAATTGTATTGGCATATTCCCTTGTATTTATTTGTCTACTTTCTTTTAgaaaatttcatatttcattGGATTATACAAgatttattttgccacttggggAACTCCGTTTTGGTTGAAGCTTAACATGTAAATGGTTTAAATGATGGTGTACTTCTCTGAGAAGGATGCACTACAAAAATGGAGTCGATCTACATCCAGAAACAAATACAAGTTGGAGGtaggaaaaaaattgttgatATTATGTTCCAAACAAGATGTTTCTCATATTATGTTCCCATAATGCTCGCAAGTTAAACCACTACGAATGCAAtgaattaatttaatttaggtAAGCAAAATCCTATCATTATTGCTGGGAATaccatttttttaaagaaaatcaataaaaataaattacctAATCTTCTTCAAGCGTTCCAAATCATCTCTCAACTTCATATCCAATGCGTTAGACACAACCTGTGAATATCTCCCATCCTTGTAATCCTTCTTTCTGTTCAAAAACCAGTCTGGGATTTTGAACTGTCTAGGATTAGCAACGATCACCATGAGATTCTCCAGCTCCTGCGCAGATAATTCACCAGCCCTAACAACACCACATCACCACGACAATAAGTATGAATAAGCAAGAAGTATCACATCAAAGTGTCTCATCACCCAAACTAGGTAAAATCCAAAAATATTCAGTCGAACAAAGACTAACGGAGCTCCAGTGAAAATTCGTGAGaaaaaataacatttaaaaataaaaaattacacaggaaaaAGGGAAACAGAACAATAAAGAGAGTATACAGAACCCAACCTTTTGTTCATATCGACGTCGGCTTTCTTGCAGACGATGTTGGCGAATCGCCTCCCAATACCTTTAATTGAGGTCAAAGCGAACATGATCTTTTGCTTACCGTCGACATTGGTGTTCAGAACACGTAGAATGTGTTGAAAATCTTCGTTCGCAATCAGAGACTGAGAAACATTTCAGAAGATTTCAGGTCCCGTAATCAAATCGATgcttaaaatatttatttaaaaaaaaaaaaaagcactaaCAAATACAAATCTCTGAAAGAAGCGAAGAGATATGCAAACAGAGACACTGAAAGTAAACCGATAGAGTGAAAGATAAAGAGTAAACTACCATTTTGATGGATGGAAGCTTGCCGGCTGAATGGAGCGGATATTGGCACCTCCCGAACAATCACAGAAAGCCAAGACCTCAGAGGTTGAATCTAGGGTTTTGACGTTCTTGTAGTGTCTTCGCTGACTGTATGACATTCTATCGCGGCTTTGTCCTAGGGTTCGATAATCTTCAGAGACTAAATTACCCTTTGCAAAATCCATTAAGGCGACTATGTCCCGATTAAGAATCGAACCCGACAATAATCGCATCTCGCATCTGGTCGCTCATCGGGCCCAAGGCCCAACATACCtctctttttttggtttgtttctttttctttctcggCCGGGTGGGGGAACATGGCATAATTTCTGgttcgatttgggttcaatttcTCATCGTTTTCTCTTATCAGTGTATTATCAGTTTCGTGTCGGGGTTTGGTTAGGTTTGGTTTCATTTTGATTTGTACATATATTCATAAGTATGGGACAAATCGTGTTTTTTATGACCCTTGGGCCGGTATCAAACTCATATCGGTTTGGGTTCGGTTTCAATCCAATTTTCTGAGATCGGTTCAATGTTTTATTGATTTCAGTGTGATCCAATTTGGTTCGATTGTGCAACATCCCAATTCAAAGCTGGATCCAATAAGCTTCATTTCGGTTTTAGTTCGATCCAATTTCATTGTTTCGGGTAAGGTTTAATACCCCTACTTCCTATTAACTTTTACATTTGAATGCAAGGGTTTTAGCCCCTGGAAGCCTGgaactccttcaaaatcattCAATTCGGATTTAAGTTACTCAGCTCTCGCAAATCCACAATGCTGATATAACGTAGCTTGGCTTTCAAGGATCTATGTATCCTTCACTTTGATAGCAAAGCTTACGTCCAATTGGAAACTTCCATCTTTTTTCTGTGGCAATTGAAATGATGCAGGACTGAATATCGCATCAAAATCTTCATCATATGCTTGAGAGAATCCTTGTTCCATCAAAATGAGTTTCGTAACATTTTATTAAACCATCAGATTTTCTAACTTGAtggttttctttccttcttggaGTGGTAAAAGTTCccatataggttttttttttttcagcaatACTAACATTTCTTTTGTCATAGCACTTTGCCATCTTGGATAATTTGCAGCTTCTTCAAAACTTTTTGGTTCCTAAGAGTTAATGACTTGAATCATGTACACAATGTATGTTTCTAACATAAATTCTCATGTACATAATGCTTGCATGTCCTATCCATAGGAATATATTCAAATTCACGTCTTATCCATAGGAATATATCCAAATGGTTAACTCCATTAATAAATCTTTTACATCCCAATTCGAGTAATTCTGTGAATTGGTATGAGTTTGTTACAAATGCAATTTTTTCTGTTAGTATAGTTTATTGACTTTGGTTGAGTTCTTTTGATTGATTGTATTGTATAGTATCTCAACAATGCCTAAaaacttcccttctcttttctattgAAANNNNNNNNNNNNNNNNNNNNNNNNNNNNNNNNNNNNNNNNNNNNNNNNNNNNNNNNNNNNNNNNNNNNNNNNNNNNNNNNNNNNNNNNNNNNNNNNNNNNNNNNNNNNNNNNNNNNNNNNNNNNNNNNNNNNNNNNNNNNNNNNNNNNNNNNNNNNNNNNNNNNNNNNNNNNNNNNNNNNNNNNNNNNNNNNNNNNNNNNNNNNNNNNNNNNNNNNNNNNNNNNNNNNNNNNNNNNNNNNNNNNNNNNNNNNNNNNNNNNNNNNNNNNNNNNNNNNNNNNNNNNNNNNNNNNNNNNNNNNNNNNNNNNNNNNNNNNNNNNNNNNNNNNNNNNNNNNNNNNNNNNNNNNNNNNNNNNNNNNNNNNNNNNNNNNNNNNNNNNNNNNNNNNNNNNNNNNNNNNNNNNNNNNNNNNNNNNNNNNNNNNNNNNNNNNNNNNNNNNNNNNNNNNNNNNNNNNNNNNNNNNNNNNNNNNNNNNNNNNNNNNNNNNNNNNNNNNNNNNNNNNNNNNNNNNNNNNNNNNNNNNNNNNNNNNNNNNNNNNNNNNNNNNNNNNNNNNNNNNNNNNNNNNNNNNNNNNNNNNNNNNNNNNNNNNNNNNNNNNNNNNNNNNNNNNNNNNNNNNNNNNNNNNNNNNNNNNNNNNNNNNNNNNNNNNNNNNNNNNNNNNNNNNNNNNNNNNNNNNNNNNNNNNNNNNNNNNNNNNNNNNNNNNNNNNNNNNNNNNNNNNNNNNNNNNNNNNNNNNNNNNNNNNNNNNNNNNNNNNNNNNNNNNNNNNNNNNNNNNNNNNaaaaaaaaaaaaaaaaaaaaaactgttttacccttgaaatgataTAGATAACTGATCCAGATCGGTTAGGtatcgatttttttttaatccctttTTACCCCCAAAATGATACAGGTAGCCAATCCGGATcgtcaagtattggtatcaatctTGGCCTATACGGTcgatacgataccgatacttgaaaccatacaAGGTGGTGTTTAGTGTTATTCACtgtttttagtgaaagttgatgggttctcattcaactccggTATGACCTGGATCATGTGATTTTGGGGTCATTATGGATCTACGGCACTCTTCGGCCTAAATACCCGTtgctagccaaaaaaaaaactacttgtATTTTGTAGACTAGGaagtagaaaaaaataatttatgcaGGATGAACGTACCATGCAATCAATAAAGATGGATCTtcaattaaatttaatatatttccTAAGCAAAGGATTCCTCATTTAATGAAATCGAcgtaggctatgtttggttgtcaagaaatgaataagaaaaaaaaaataaaataaatttgacgAGAAAAATAGACACATAAATTAATAATTGcattctgttaaaaaaaaaaaatgatgcaaaGATTGCTTTAGCCTTTacgtatctctctctctctctctctctctctctctctctctctctctctctctctttttccctaTTCATTTTgtgactaccaaacatagccatagTTTCAAGTctatatgaaaaaatatatgCAAAGTAGATAGAGTTTGGACCCATTGCACATACAGTCACCTAGTTATACATATGAGCATTTAACACCTGTTTTACCTTCTACTGTTGTAAGGATAGAGTGAAACAGGTGTTGAATATTATGACCAGGTGATTATACGAGCAGGCTAACAAACGAATCCAATTTCGTGTGGAGAAAGGTAGAATACCTGTCGGATGGAAAGTTCCCAATCCAAAACGCTCATATCTAAAGCTGTCTGCCCGAAGTGGTTCTTGGCTGTTAAATCCACATGTTTTGTAGATAACAACGCTCGTGCTTGCAGATATTTATGGCCCATGGTTGCTAGATGCAGTGGCGTGTTCCCTTCATTGTCAGGTTCGTTTATAATGGCCTTCATTTCAGGCATTCTCGAGATTTTTGAGAAATATTTGACAGCACTATGCATCACGGCTAGGTGAAGTGCATTGCGACCCATATTATCTAGAGACTCAATTGAGCCTGGGCAGGCATCTAGTATAATCCTGACAGATTCTGGAGGACCTATGCTGGCTGCAACTAATAGAGGTGTGAGCCCATCTTTGTCCCGTATGTATGCAGAAGAAGCATCCAACTCCAATAGTAAATCCATTATCTTGAGAGATTTTTCTTGTGTTGCATAGTGTAAAGCTGTTTTTCCATATAAATCTTGTACTTTGATGAGTTCTGGAATCCTCTCGTATAGAATTTTTATGCACTCTGTGGCAATATGATAGAAAGCACACTATTTTAGGAGCATCAACCATCAAACTAAGAATAAGATTCGAGACAAAGTGTGTGTGGGGTAAAGATTTTCTTACTCATACCCTTCAAGGTAGGGGTGAATAGGGCCGGGTTTggctaggtttcttaaaactctaacccaaccctaggtccttaaaattcaacccaggcccaatccAACCCTGTCGGCCCAAACCTGTCGGGTTCATAcaaacccaacccggccctaattaACCTTGTCAGGGCCGCGTTGGGTTGGTTTGGGCTAGGCTGAGCTGGGTTGATCCTAGCTTTTGcgatggttggattaaccttgattgacctgtttttgtcattcatatcttatacattaaaaaattataggaaatgaaataccaatagagaccctaaattctaatataaaaattcagagTTAAATTTAGGGCCGAGTTGGATCAGGTTGGACccggttgaggcc
This genomic stretch from Macadamia integrifolia cultivar HAES 741 chromosome 2, SCU_Mint_v3, whole genome shotgun sequence harbors:
- the LOC122092997 gene encoding 40S ribosomal protein S18, with amino-acid sequence MSLIANEDFQHILRVLNTNVDGKQKIMFALTSIKGIGRRFANIVCKKADVDMNKRAGELSAQELENLMVIVANPRQFKIPDWFLNRKKDYKDGRYSQVVSNALDMKLRDDLERLKKIRNHRGLRHYWGLRVRGQHTKTTGRRGKTVGVSKKR